In one window of Canis lupus baileyi chromosome 12, mCanLup2.hap1, whole genome shotgun sequence DNA:
- the LOC140601927 gene encoding uncharacterized protein, which translates to MTREQSSDLCPHPSSAICWLCGLEEVPSLVLQGLGSSGTPRELFEEWLIRPPLHLCSVSSYQPGLRHLGFDRTPVVILLSLKPADHPGASSVPGHWTAHSSSVQRPLWSTPSVPGAGTVQMIRPTLPPKSQKDKALFWSLETKQGIEREDACLELRLPAGRERAWERDPPCTAECEARQGPGGGALKYHEPHRKWVPMPVLLLLPNPRPAPEASASKPERRRACASTGPEVGKRGPQEEPP; encoded by the exons ATGACAAGAGAACAGTCCAGTGACCTGTGTCCacaccccagctctgccatttgctGGCTCTGTGGCCTAGAGGAAGTCCCTTCTCTCGTCCTACAGGGACTTGGCTCATCAGGAACTCCCAGGGAGCTGTTTGAAGAGTGGTTGATCAGGCCTCCACTGCACCTCTGCTCAGTCAGTTCTTACCAGCCAGGGCTGAGACATCTGGGTTTTGATAGAACTCCCGTCGTGATTCTTCTGAGCCTTAAGCCAGCTGACCACCCTGGAGCCTCTTCTGTCCCCGGTCATTGGACTGCCCACTCTTCCTCAGTGCAGCG ACCTCTGTGGAGCACCCCCTCTGTTCCTGGCGCTGGGACTGTACAGATGATAAGGCCAACCCTGCCCCCAAAGAGCCAGAAAGATAAG GCGCTCTTCTGGTCACTGGAGACAAAGCAAGGAATAGAGCGTGAGGATGCTTGCCTGGAGCTTCGGCTCCcagcggggagagagagagcgtgggAACGAGATCCACCGTGCACTGCGGAGTGTGAGGCACG GCAGGGGCCCGGGGGAGGCGCCCTGAAATACCACGAACCGCACAGGAAATGGGTGCCGATGCCCGTCCTGCTCTTGCTCCCCAACCCTCGGCCTGCCCCCGAAGCATCAGCCAGCAAGCCGGAAAGGAGAAGAGCATGCGCTTCCACGGGACCCGAGGTGGGCAAACGGGGTCCCCAAGAAGAGCCCCCGTGA